The stretch of DNA GACGCGTCCCCCACAGCCTGACCCACGCCCTGCTGACCCACGCCCTGCTGACCCACGCCCTGCGCGACAGCCGCATGCTGTGCCGACTGCGCCTCGCTCCAGGCGCCCTGGGCACCCGGCATCAGCAACAGGTCGTCGTCTTCGGCGGGGGCGACGCTCTCGGCGGGATTCTCGGAGGGGTCGAGGTAGGTGTACGCACCCGGGGCGGGGACGCCCGGCTGCTCCACCATGCCTGCGTTCTCCGGCAGTCCCTCGCCCGGGACCTGGCCGGTGTCGGTCATGCGTAACCCCTCGCCCATCGGTTAGTGCTTCTTCGACCGCCCCTCAGCCTTCGGCCGGGGAAGCCCCATTGCCCGGAGCGGCGCACCAACCGCCCGTCATCCTCAACGAGCGTGCGCGCCGCGCGGCACGAACCGCGTACGGACAACAGGCATTGTCCCGGTCGGCCTGCCACCGCGGCGGCTTGATCCGCAACGGCCCGCTGTGGGCTGCGCCACGTTGCGCGCCCTCCGGTCCTGCCGTACCACACACCCCCCAAAACGGGCGAGCTTTCCGGACATTGACCAACTATTTGCCGGACGCTCGGGTGCGGTACAACGATCGGCCAGCCTACCCCGCACCGTGCGGCAGCAGGGTCACGGGGCGCGATCCGGCAACGTTCCCGAGAGCAGGAAGACCACGGTCCGCTCCCGCTCCGTCCACGCGCGCGTGTCGAGTTCGACGGACTGGAGCAGCGCGCATTCGACCGCGTATCCGTGCTCCGTCAGGCCCCTGCCGATGAGTTCGGCCGCGTCGCGGGTCGACGCGTGCGTCACGATGCGCGCCGGGCGGCGGTCGGCGACGGCGGAGACCACTTCGGCTCCCCCGCCCCCGATCCGTACGACATCGGGCTCGGGCAGGTCTTCGAGGATGTGCGGCGCGGTGCCGTGCAGGATCTGCGGCTGTACGCCGAAGTGGCGGGCCACGGCCGTGGTGCGGGCGCAGGCGTCGGGGTCGGCGTCGACGGCGATGACGGCGGCGCCGAAGCGTGCCGCCTCCGCGGTGAAGGCGCCGCTGCCGCAGCCGATGTCCCAGACCAGGTCGCCCACGCGCGGGCCGGTGCGGGCGAGTTGGGCGGCCCGCAGGCGGTCGCTCTCGCCCTCGCCGAGCTGGGCATCGCCGCCGTAGGCGGGGGCGGGAAGGGCCCAGCCGCGCGGGGTGCCCGGGTCGCGTCCCGCGATCCAGCCGGTGTCGGACGCGGCGACCGGGCCGCCGATGACGATGACGACGTTCGGGTCGCGCCAGGTGTGGTCGGCGGCCTTGTCCGAGGTGAGGACGGTGACCTGTTCGCGATCGGTGCCGAGCTCCTCGCAGATCACGAAGGTGCGGTGCACACCCTGGAGGAGCAGGCCGAGCTCGGCCGGGCCCGCGCCGGGTGAGGTGAGGACGGCGACCTTGGTGTGCGCGCGGCAGACGTTGACCGCGCGGCGCAGCGTGCGGGGGTGGGCGACCACGACCTGGGCGTCGTCCCAGGGCATCCCGGCGCGGGCGAAGGCCTGGGCGACGGAGGAGACGGCGGGCACCACTTCGACCTCCAGGCCGAATTCGGGGGCACGCAGTGTGCGTACGACGCCGAAGAACCCGGGGTCGCCGTCGGCGAGGACCACGGCGGTGCCGCGATGGGCGGCGATGCGGCGGGCGGCCAGGCTCACGCTGCCCAGGCGGATCCGTTCCGCGCCCGGTGGCACTTCGGAGAGCGCGAGGTGGTGGGCGGCGCCCGCGACGAGGGTGGCGGCGCCGAGCGCCGAGCGCGCGGCGGCGGTCAGCGGCGAGCCGTCCCAGCCGATCACCGTGACGCGGTCGGCCATCGTCGTCTGTCTCCTGGGTCTCGCGGGTTGTCTGAGGGGGCCGGGCTTCGTGCGTGCAGGTGGCAACCGTGTGCGGCCAGGGGCGAGCGTACCTGGTGGACCTCTGTGGTGCCCCGGGGGTCAGTTCCAGTCGGAGTAGGCGCTGAACCCGCTGTCCGCGAGCTGCTCGCCGACGCCTTCCAGATCCTCGGGGAGCAGGCTCCACACGATGAGGTCGGTCCGGACGTCGATCCAGCCGCCGAAGGGATCTCCGCCGTTCCTCGTACGCGCTATCCAGGCGCCCCGCAGGACACCCTCGCTGATGCAGCCGATTTTCTGCGCGACCTGCTGGGCGGCGGTGTTGTCTGCGGCGGTGCGCAGCTCGATGCGCTCGAAGCGCTGGTCGTTGAAGAGCCACTGAGCGGTGGCGAGCGCCGCCTCCGAGGCATAGCCCTCGCCGCGGGCCCAGGGGGCGACGACGTAACTGAGTTCGCTGGAGCGTACGCGCCAGTCGGTGTCGCGCAGTTGCACGATGCCGACCAGGCGCTGGGTGAGGAACTCCGTGACGGCGAGGGCGATTCCGCGGCCCTCGGTGCGCTCGGCGGGTGCGAGGCGGTTGATCCAGTCGCGGGCGTCGTCCTCGGTGTAGGGCTGGGGCACGGAGGTCCAGGCTGTGACCATCTCGTCGTTCATCATCTCCGCGTACGAGGAGACGTCGGCGTCCTCGAACGGGCGCAGCACCAACCGCTCCGTGCTGATGGAGATGTCGGGGAAGGTGGTTGTCATGCGCTGCTCCGTAACCTGGAACCCTCGGGCCTGCTGAAGTGCCCAGCATGCAGCATGTCGACGCGCAAACGCACCACGGGGTCCGCTCCTTCGTCAGGAGAGGACCCCGTGGTGAGGGCGGAAACAGACTGTGCGTCAGCTCGTTGCGACGGGCAGGACGGAGCCCTTGTACTTGTCCTTGATGAACTGCTTCACCTCGGGTGAAGTCAGCAGTTCGGCCAGCTTCTTGACCCGGGGGTCGTCCTCGTCGCCCTTCTTGACGGCGAGCACGTTGTTGTACGGATTGTCCTTGGGCGACTCGAGAAGGATGGCGTCCTTCTTGGGGCTGAGTCCGGCGTCGAGCGCGTAGTTGTTGTTGATGACCGCGGCTTCGACGTCTTCCAGGGAGCGGGGCAGCTGGGCGGGTTCCAGCGGCTTGATGGTGAGCTTCTTCGGGTTGGACGTGATGTCCTCGGGGGTCGCGTTCGCGCCGGCCCCCTTCTTGAGCCCGATGACGCCCTTGGAGGCGAGGAGTTCGAGCGCCCTGCCTTCGTTGGTGGTGTCGTTCGGGACGGCGACGGTGGCACCGGCGGGCAGCGCGGTGACGTCCTTCGCCTTCTTCGCGTACACCCCCATGGGCGGCAGATAGACCTCGGTCACCGGCGTGAGCTCCGTCTTCTTGGACTTGTTGAAGTCCTCCAAGTACGGGGCGTGCTGGTAGAGGTTGGCGTCGAGGGACCCTTCCTGGAGCGCGGTGTTCGGCGTGACGTAGTCCGTGAACTCCGTGATCTGGAGGTCGAGTCCCTTCTTCTTCGCGAGGTTCTGCTTGATGTACGTGAGGACTTCGCCGGCCGGGGTCGGGGTGGCGCCGACGGTGAGCGTGTCACCGTCGCCGCCTCCCGAGCCGGATTCGCTGCCGCACGCGGTCAGGCCGAGCGTGAGGGCGAGCGCCCCGGCGGCGGCCGCTATGACGGGCGTACGCATGATCAGAACGCCGCGACGACGGCACCGTCGTACTTGTCGTCGATGAACTTCTTGACCTCGGGCGAGGTGAGGAGCTTGGCGAGCTTCTTCACGCGCGGGTCGTTCTCGTCGCCCTTCTTCACGGCGAGGAAGTTGCCGTAGGGGTTGCCCTTGGCGGGCTCGGCGACGATGGCGTCCTTGGCCGGGCTGAGCTTGGCCTCAAGGGCGTAGTTACCGTTGATCACCGCGGCGTCGACGTCACCGAGGGAGCGGGGCACCTGGGCGGCCTCGATCTCCTTGAACTTGAGGTTCTTCGGGTTCTTCGAGACGTCCTTGGGGGTCGCCTCGTAACCGACGCCCTTCTTGAGCTCGATCAGGCCGTTGTCGGCCAGGAGCTTGAGCGCGCGGGCCTCGTTCGTGGTGTCGTTCGGGAGCGCGACAGTGGCGCCCTTCTTCAGACCGTCGAGCTTCTTGACGGTCTTGGAGTAGACGCCGAGCGGCTCCAGGTGCACCGTCGCCTTCGGGACCGGCACGATGTCCGTCCCGTTCTTCTTGTTGAAGTCGTCGAGGTACGGCTTGTGCTGGAAGTAGTTGGCGAAGACCTCGCCCTGCTCGACGGCGGTGTTCGGCGTCACGTAGTCGGTGAACTCCCGCACGTCGAGGTCGAGACCGGCCTTCTTCGCCAGGTTCTTCTTGACGTAGTCGAGGATCTCGCCCTGCGGGGTGGGGGTCGCGGCGACGATGAGCGGGCCGTCCTTGTCGCCCGCGGCGGAGCCCTTGTCGGAGCCGCAGGCGGAGAGCCCGAGGGTGAGGGCTCCGGCGGCGAGGACAGCGGTGGTGATCTTGGCGGTGTTACGCACGAAAAGTGCCTTTCTCCATGGGTGGTACGCCCCGCGATGGGTGTGCGGGGTGAGTTTCAGGAAGCCTTCGACGGTCAGGAAGCCTTCGACGGCGCGAGCTTGAGGAAGCGCAGGCGGGGAGCGGCGCCCGAGTGGCCGCCGCGCCGGTGCAGCCTGCGGGCCGCGTAGTCGCCCGCGAACTGGATGATCGAGATGACGACGGCGAGGACACCGACGGTGATCCACATCAGTTCGGTCTCGAAGCGCTGGTAGCCGTAGCGGATGGCGATGTCACCGAGGCCGCCCGCGCCGACGGCGCCGGTGATGGCCGAGTAGCCGAGGATCGTGACGATCGTCGTGGTGGTGCTGGAGATCAGCGAGGGCAGCGACTCCGGCACGAGGACCTTGCGTACGACGGTCCAGGTGTTGCCGCCCATCGACTGCACGGCCTCGACGAGACCGCCGTCGACCTCGCGCACCGAGGTCTCCACGAGCCGTGCGAAGAACGGGATGGCGCCGATCGCGAGCGGCACGATGGCGGCCTCGCGGCCGATCGTCGTGCCCGTGATCCAGCGCGTGAGGCCCATCAGCGCGACCATGAGGATGATGAAGGGCATCGAGCGCGCGATGTTCACGACCTGCCCGATGAGCTTGTTCACGACCGTGTTCTGCAGCAGCCCGCCGCGGTCGGTGAGGACCAGCAGGATGCCGAGCGGCAGACCGGCGACGACGGCTATCAGCGTCGACCAGCCGACCATGTAGAGGGTGTCCCAACAGGCCTGCTCCAGCAGGGGCTGCATCTCCGACCAGGTCACTTGGCACCTTCCTTGACCAGCAGCGTGGCGTCGTCCTTCGGCGTGGTCACGGGGGCTTCGCCCGCGATGTCGACCTGGAGGCCCTGCTCGCGCAGGAAGCCGATCGGGACGACGTTCTCCTCGAAGCGACCCGGCAGCTCGATGCGCATGCGGCCGACCTGCTTGCCCGCGACGGTGTCCATCGCGGCGCCGAGGATCGAGATGTCGATGTTGTATGTGCGCGACAGCTGGGAGATGACCGGCTGGGTCGCGGCTTCGCCGTGGAAGGTCACGTCGACGACGGTGCGGTTGTCGCCCGTGGCGTCGCCGCTGACCGGGAAGAGCGCGGCGGCCAGCTCGGAGCCGGGCGTCGCGAGCAGCTCGGTGACGGTGCCGGACTCGACGATCTGGCCGTTCTCCATCAGGGCGGCGGAGTCGCAGACGCTCTTGACGACGTCCATCTCGTGCGTGATCAGCAGGACGGTCAGGCCGAGCTGCTGATTGAGGTCGCGCAGGAGCTGGAGGATGGAGCGGGTGGTCTCCGGGTCGAGGGCGCTGGTGGCCTCGTCCGAGAGCAGCACCTTCGGGTCGCCGGCGAGCGCGCGGGCGATGCCGACGCGCTGCTTCTGGCCGCCGGAGAGCTGCGCCGGGTAGGACTTCGCCTTGTCGGCGAGGCCGACCAGGTCGAGCAGTTCGAGCGCCTTGCGGGAGCGCTCGACGCCGCTGAGACCGAGGATCTCCAGGGGCAGCTCGACGTTGTCCTTGACGGTGCGCGAGGACAACAGGTTGAAGTGCTGGAAGACCATGCCGATGCGGCTGCGCGCCCGGCGCAGGTCCTTGCTCGCGCGGCTGCCGCGCCCCGCGAGGGCGGTGAGGTCCTGGCCGGCGACGCTGACGGTGCCGGAGGTGGGGCGCTCCAGGAGGTTCACGCAGCGGATCAGCGAGGATTTGCCGGCGCCGGACTGGCCGATGACGCCGTACACCTCGCCTTCGCGGACATGCAGATCGACGCCGTCGAGGGCAGTTACTTCACGACCGCGTGAGCGGTAGACCTTGGTGAGGCCGGAAGTGGTGATCACAGGGGTTTCCGTCACTGTCGAGTGCGCGGCGCGGTTCTCGCCGGGCACGGGGCATTCGTGGGGAACGCGGCACGGTTTCTCGCGGTGGCGAAAGGAACCGGAGGAGGTGTGCGCGGGGCAGGCTCGCGTCCTACGTCTTGTCCGCCGGTAAGGCGTACGTCGCATAGGGGCGCGGCACAGCGGCTTCGCTTCGGGGCGCGATGCTCAGGAGTGGTGCGGGGGCCCTCAGAAGGCGCACATTCGACACATACAACGAGCACCGGGCGTCGTGATCGCCTCGGTCGCAGGGGTGCGGCTGCTCGTCGTGGTCATGTGGACCAGTAAAACACGCGTGCGTACGCACCCCGCCCCGGTTGTCCGCTATACGGACAGCCGGTGGACGGGCACGGACGCGGACCGGCGACTGCTCAGTCCTCGGTGACGATCTCCACGCCACCCTCGGTGGCCTGCGCGGACACGGCGGAGAGGTCCTTCACGACGACGTCGGCGACGAGTTCGCCCGCGGTGTGCGTTGTGGTCAACGCCACGGTGGTCATGCCGGCCGCGCGTCCCGCCGTGAGACCCGCGGGTGCGTCCTCGAAGACCACGCAGCGCGCCGGGTCGA from Streptomyces sp. BA2 encodes:
- the cbiE gene encoding precorrin-6y C5,15-methyltransferase (decarboxylating) subunit CbiE; its protein translation is MADRVTVIGWDGSPLTAAARSALGAATLVAGAAHHLALSEVPPGAERIRLGSVSLAARRIAAHRGTAVVLADGDPGFFGVVRTLRAPEFGLEVEVVPAVSSVAQAFARAGMPWDDAQVVVAHPRTLRRAVNVCRAHTKVAVLTSPGAGPAELGLLLQGVHRTFVICEELGTDREQVTVLTSDKAADHTWRDPNVVIVIGGPVAASDTGWIAGRDPGTPRGWALPAPAYGGDAQLGEGESDRLRAAQLARTGPRVGDLVWDIGCGSGAFTAEAARFGAAVIAVDADPDACARTTAVARHFGVQPQILHGTAPHILEDLPEPDVVRIGGGGAEVVSAVADRRPARIVTHASTRDAAELIGRGLTEHGYAVECALLQSVELDTRAWTERERTVVFLLSGTLPDRAP
- a CDS encoding GNAT family N-acetyltransferase → MTTTFPDISISTERLVLRPFEDADVSSYAEMMNDEMVTAWTSVPQPYTEDDARDWINRLAPAERTEGRGIALAVTEFLTQRLVGIVQLRDTDWRVRSSELSYVVAPWARGEGYASEAALATAQWLFNDQRFERIELRTAADNTAAQQVAQKIGCISEGVLRGAWIARTRNGGDPFGGWIDVRTDLIVWSLLPEDLEGVGEQLADSGFSAYSDWN
- a CDS encoding MetQ/NlpA family ABC transporter substrate-binding protein; protein product: MRTPVIAAAAGALALTLGLTACGSESGSGGGDGDTLTVGATPTPAGEVLTYIKQNLAKKKGLDLQITEFTDYVTPNTALQEGSLDANLYQHAPYLEDFNKSKKTELTPVTEVYLPPMGVYAKKAKDVTALPAGATVAVPNDTTNEGRALELLASKGVIGLKKGAGANATPEDITSNPKKLTIKPLEPAQLPRSLEDVEAAVINNNYALDAGLSPKKDAILLESPKDNPYNNVLAVKKGDEDDPRVKKLAELLTSPEVKQFIKDKYKGSVLPVATS
- a CDS encoding MetQ/NlpA family ABC transporter substrate-binding protein, with product MRNTAKITTAVLAAGALTLGLSACGSDKGSAAGDKDGPLIVAATPTPQGEILDYVKKNLAKKAGLDLDVREFTDYVTPNTAVEQGEVFANYFQHKPYLDDFNKKNGTDIVPVPKATVHLEPLGVYSKTVKKLDGLKKGATVALPNDTTNEARALKLLADNGLIELKKGVGYEATPKDVSKNPKNLKFKEIEAAQVPRSLGDVDAAVINGNYALEAKLSPAKDAIVAEPAKGNPYGNFLAVKKGDENDPRVKKLAKLLTSPEVKKFIDDKYDGAVVAAF
- a CDS encoding ABC transporter permease subunit, with product MTWSEMQPLLEQACWDTLYMVGWSTLIAVVAGLPLGILLVLTDRGGLLQNTVVNKLIGQVVNIARSMPFIILMVALMGLTRWITGTTIGREAAIVPLAIGAIPFFARLVETSVREVDGGLVEAVQSMGGNTWTVVRKVLVPESLPSLISSTTTTIVTILGYSAITGAVGAGGLGDIAIRYGYQRFETELMWITVGVLAVVISIIQFAGDYAARRLHRRGGHSGAAPRLRFLKLAPSKAS
- a CDS encoding ATP-binding cassette domain-containing protein — encoded protein: MITTSGLTKVYRSRGREVTALDGVDLHVREGEVYGVIGQSGAGKSSLIRCVNLLERPTSGTVSVAGQDLTALAGRGSRASKDLRRARSRIGMVFQHFNLLSSRTVKDNVELPLEILGLSGVERSRKALELLDLVGLADKAKSYPAQLSGGQKQRVGIARALAGDPKVLLSDEATSALDPETTRSILQLLRDLNQQLGLTVLLITHEMDVVKSVCDSAALMENGQIVESGTVTELLATPGSELAAALFPVSGDATGDNRTVVDVTFHGEAATQPVISQLSRTYNIDISILGAAMDTVAGKQVGRMRIELPGRFEENVVPIGFLREQGLQVDIAGEAPVTTPKDDATLLVKEGAK